One segment of Dromaius novaehollandiae isolate bDroNov1 chromosome Z, bDroNov1.hap1, whole genome shotgun sequence DNA contains the following:
- the FUT10 gene encoding alpha-(1,3)-fucosyltransferase 10, with translation MIRIRRKKLWASCFCFTAAFFLVTTLQVITELGNSEKKAAVISGLQGGPLKPEERHAFQFKKQELQSNFKTETDADHYPILLWWSPLTGETGRLGQCGEDICFFTINRTYQHHQMTRAFLFYGTDFSVDSLPLPRKGHHDWALFHEESPKNNYKLFHEPTITLFNHTATFSRHSHLPLTTQYLEGVEVLKSLRYMIPLQKKNSLRKRLAPLVYVQSDCNPPSDRDSYVRELMCHIEVDSYGECLHNRDLPQHLRNPAAMDDGNFYKILAQYKFILAFENAICEDYITEKLWRPLKLGVVPVYYGSPSIVDWLPSNKSAILVSRFSHPRELAHYIKMLDMNDREYEAYLEWKLKGDISNPRLLTAIKERKWGVQDITQDNYIDTFECMVCNRVWENIRRKEKGWLPQSWNAQVNHLSCPKPEAFWFSSSNTGWASLREMWIPSFEQSKREAWALRQLVERNTNFTAQEFWMLVFKE, from the exons ATGATTAGGATCAGGAGGAAAAAACTGTGGGCATCTTGCTTCTGCTTTACAGCTGCCTTTTTCCTTGTGACGACGCTCCAG GTCATCACTGAACTGGGCAATTCAGAGAAGAAGGCTGCAGTAATCTCTGGTTTACAGGGTGGCCCATTAAAGCCTGAGGAGAGACATGCTTTTCAATTTAAGAAGCAGGAACTTCAGAGCAACTTCAAGACAGAGACTGATGCAGATCACTACCCCATCCTGCTCTGGTGGTCTCCCCTGACTGGAGAGACAGGGAGATTGGGTCAATGTGGAGAGGATATTTGTTTCTTTACTATCAACAGGACCTACCAGCACCATCAGATGACAAGAGCATTTCTGTTCTATG GTACTGACTTCAGTGTAGACAGCCTACCCCTCCCTCGTAAAGGCCATCATGATTGGGCCCTTTTCCATGAAGAGTCACCAAAAAACAACTACAAGCTCTTCCATGAACCAACCATCACCTTATTCAACCATACTGCAACATTTAGCCGTCATTCACACCTACCGCTGACCACTCAGTACCTTGAGGGCGTAGAAGTTCTGAAGTCCTTGAGGTACATGATCCccctgcagaagaaaaacagcttgaGGAAGAGGCTTGCACCACTTGTGTACGTGCAGTCTGATTGCAACCCTCCTTCTGACCGGGACAGCTATGTGCGTGAGCTGATGTGCCACATTGAAGTAGACTCTTATGGGGAATGTCTGCATAACAGAGATCTTCCTCAGCATCTCAGAAATCCAGCTGCCATGGATGATGGGAACTTCTATAAAATACTGGCGCAGTACAAGTTCATTCTTGCTTTCGAAAATGCTATTTGTGAAGATTACATCACTGAAAAACTTTGGCGACCGCTGAAATTGGGAGTAGTACCAGTGTACTATGGCTCTCCCAGCATTGTAGACTGGCTTCCTAGTAACAAGAGTGCAATCCTGGTATCTAGGTTTTCACATCCTCGGGAACTGGCCCACTACATCAAGATGCTGGATATGAATGACCGAGAATACGAGGCTTACCTTGAATGGAAACTGAAAGGGGACATTTCCAACCCCAGGCTGCTTACAGCAATAAAGGAACGCAAGTGGGGAGTGCAAGATATCACCCAGGACAATTACATTGACACCTTCGAGTGCATGGTGTGTAACAGAGTATGGGAAAAcatcaggaggaaagaaaag GGATGGCTGCCCCAGAGCTGGAATGCTCAGGTTAATCACCTCAGCTGCCCCAAACCCGAAGCTTTCTGGTTCTCATCTTCAAACACAGGCTGGGCTTCACTCCGAGAGATGTGGATACCGAGCTTCGAGCAATCCAAGAGAGAAGCCTGGGCATTGAGACAGCTGGTGGAAAGGAACACGAATTTTACTGCTCAAGAGTTTTGGATGCTTGTATTCAAAGAATAA